In the Pontibacillus sp. HMF3514 genome, CCTTATACTTCTTAACTTTTGGTGGAATATTAGCTAGTTCTTGATCTGGATAATTTTTTTCTAATTCATGAATCTTTTGAAACTCTTCACTCGTTGCCCATTTCATATAATGTTCTTTAGATTCCCATTCCATATGAACTGTTAATTCTCCAGGACGTTTATCATTTTGAAGTAATTGAAAGGAACGAAAACCCTCCCACTTATCCACACTGCGAGAACGCTTTTGGTAAATTTCAATTAATTCATCAGCTTTTTCTTCAGGAACTGTAACCGTAGAATCTACTATGTACATAAAGAACTCCTTATTGGTAGAATAAAATTTCCATTTAATATTATTATTTTATCATAAAATTTATTTTGAATTAAGGTAGATGCATTGATGGTATAAATGTGCAAGTTCCTATATTAATAAAAGAAATCCTACCGAAGTTCGGTAGGATTTCTTCATGAAGTAGTGTTATACACTTGTATCTTTTTATAAAACCACCTCATCAATAACCTTAGTCTCTTCATGTTCAAGTAAGTTCTTCGGTACAATCTCAGTAATTGGTTTGTTCATATGAGATTCAATCTCTTCAGCTTCTTCTTTGTTTCCAACAATATAAATTGCTTCCCAATTACCGTCTTTTGCTAATTTATCTAGTGTTGGGGCAATGCTCTTATACCAACGTTGTTGATTGGCATGGAAACGGTCATAAAATTGTTCTTTTTGAGGACTCTTACCCGAACCCATAGAAGGTTTTGCTTGGTGTGGTCCTGTGTTTTGACGCCAGTCTTCTGTATCAATATCTAATTCATAATGGTCTGTATCATGTACAGCTCCTAATTCAGACTCAATAATTTTAATGTTATTTTGTTGCACCAAAATAATACCCGTTCTAGGGAATTTCTCATGTAGTTCACGTAATTGGTGAAGCTGTGGTGTATCTTCCCAATAGAATTCCGTTTTCACAGGCATTTGAATAGGTTGTGCGAACCAAAGCTCACCATCGGTAGAAGCGATAACTACAAGACTTTTAGAAAGGTTACGCTCATATTCTAAAATAAACTTTTCTAATTGTTCTTTTAAGTTACGGAAATTCTTCAATTCATCTTTATTTCCGCTTTCTTGTAGGTAATGTTCAAAGTTATTCATACCATTTTTAAAGTGGATCTTCCACTCTCCACCCTGCTGCTCAGGGTCAGATAAATCAGTATTTAAATACATGGTTAAAACTTGATCTGGTTTTTCTGCATAAAAGTTTTCTAATCGTTTTAGTTCTTTGTGTAAATTCATTTATTGTTTCCACTCCTTTGTAGAATGGGATGATTCATCCTTGGTATGTATGTAACCGTCAATAAATGAAATCAAACATAGGAATTCTCATAACTTTTTATGTGTTGTCTTCATAATAGTCGGGTAGAAATTAGATAAGTAAGATTTTATAAGAGGAGGCATAGATAATGCTCTATTTATTAGCTATTGTACTACCACCTGTAGCGGTTCTTTTTGTAGGCCGTCCTTTCCAGGCTATTATAAACTTAATCTTGACCCTGATCTTTTGGTTACCGGGCGCTATTCACGCTGTCATGGTAGTTAAAGATCAAAAAGATGACCGAAGAATGAAAAAGTACGCCCAAACATCATAAAGAAAACTTGCCGATTGGCAAGCCTTTTAAGGCGCAGACAGAGGCTTAGTTGCGCTTATACTTCATACTTTCAAAATTTTCACTACGTCGAATTGCTCCGTTGCTAAAATTTAATACTTTCTTAACGTGGAAGCATAGACACAAAAAATAGCCTGTCAAAAGACAGGCTATTTTTGTGTTTATTATTCGATATGACTTGTCCACTCATCAACTAGATCTTGATTGTTTTCAACCCAAGTACGAGCGCCCTCAAGAGGGTCATCTGCTTTTTTCACTTCATTCATAAGGCTACCTAAAGATTCGTCATCCATCTTCCATGTTTTGAATGCTTTTGCAACTTTAGGCATGTCTTCTTTAAATCCTTGACGAGACATCCAACTAATATCTTCTTTTTCACCGTAAACGCCTTTTGGATCTTTAAGAAGTTTAACTTTGTATTCAGCAAATACCCAGTGTGGCTTCCAAAGTGTTACTAGGATAGGTTCTTCATCTTTAATTGCATTTCCAAGTTCAGCTGTCATGAATGGTCCAGACGCTGATTGTTGGTCGTAATTCTCAAGACCATATTCTTTAATAGCATCTTCTGTTAATCCGTAAAGGCTAGAACCAGCGTCAATCCCTACAATGTTTCCACCGAATTTATCAGCTTTACCTTTAAGGTCTGGAATACTATTAATATCTTCTACGTATTCAGGAACATAAAGCCCTAGTTCTGTACCTTCGAACCACGTTTCGTCTTTATGGAATGCTACGTCTTCTTTGTAGCTATCGTATAGAGGCTTATCTGTATGTGGTAACCAAACTTCAAGTCCTACATCTAAGTCATCATTCTTAAGTGCTTCATAAAGAGCAGCCTTCTCAACTGTTTTAAGTTCTACATTATAGCCCTTGTCATCAAGAATAACCTTCCACATGTTTGAAACGGCAACGTTTTCAGCCCAGTTGTTCAGGCCGATTTGTAGTGTACCTTTTTCTCCTGAAGTGTTCCCTTCGTTATCAGTTGCATTGTCGTTACCTTCACCTTGATCTGTGTCATTGTTGCCGCCACATGCAGCTAGGATTAGTAATAGACCAAGACCTAGAACAGGTAACCATTTTTTCATCATGTTCATATGTGTGACCCTCCTGCGAATTTTGCTAATTTTTTTATAATCTCTTGAAAACAGAGTCAATTATACAATTTTCATTGTATAAAGTAAACAGTTTGTACAAAAAGTTTCTTCGACACAATCTTAATATCTTTTAACAAAAATATACAAAAATTTGCTCAAAAACTGTCATGTCAGTAATTTTAGAACACTTACTTTTCAACAAAATTTTTTTATAAATTTATGTTCCTATAGAATATCGAATTCATTGTATATTTTACCCAACACTTTAATATTGATTCTAAAAAAATAAAATTCTAATCGAAATTAGAATAAAAAAATGCTTACCCTTATTTTCTTGGGTAAGCATTTTTCTATGTCCCTATACTTTTTCTACAATGTAAGCTTTTTTATCACGATAATATTTTTCTCCGTCTTGAGAAGAGTGTTCGAAAAAGCCATCCAACTCCATGGTTACTTTGTATTCTCTATCAGGTTCAGTAAACAACTGTGACCCATTATTTGATAAAAGAATGACGTCTGTTGTTGATACAAAACTATCTAATTCTTTAGCGGTATAATTTTCTCCAACATTAACGTCACTTAAACGATATTGTGCCATTTGAATCCCTCCATCGATTTTGTGAATTGAATTCCCGTTGTGTATTTCATTAAACATGATTGCTTTTACTATTTGTCATCATGAACAAACTTGTGTAAGATAAATACAATATTTTGAATAGCTATGATGGGAAGAGTAATTCTGAACATGCTTTTACAGAGAGCTTCGTTAGGTGAAAGGAAGCAATGCCATGACAGGATGAACATGGACCCTGAGCTTCACATCGAAATCAAGAGAGAGTAGAATGTGACGAGTTTTGGCACTCGATATCAATGCCAGAGTATAAGAACAGAGTAAGGCTGTGGTTGAAAAGATTCACTTTCAATCACTGATCAAATTTCTGTTCCGTACTTAAGGAGCCTGGTGATGCGAATTACTAGGAAATTAAGGTGGTACCACGAGTAAAGCTCGTCCTTTGACTATGTCAGAGGGCGAGCTTTTTTTAGGTCGCTGGAGCTAGACAATGAAAAGGAGGAAAAGAGAATATGAGTATTTTTATTGGAGGTGCATGGCCATACGCCAACGGCTCTTTGCACTTAGGTCATTTAACGGCACTTTTACCTGGGGATATTTTAGCCCGCTATTATCGATTAAAGGGTGAAGATGTATTATATGTTTCAGGCTCTGACTGTAACGGGACACCTATAGCTATAAAAGCAAAACAAGAAGGGGTAAAACCAAAAGAGATTGCAGATCAGTACCATAAGGAATTTGTTGATACCTTTAATAAACTTGGATTTACTTATGATAATTACTCTCGTACCGACTCACTGTACCATCATGATGAAGTACAACGCATTTTTCATAAGCTGTTGGATCATGGTCACCTTTATAAACAATCCGTCGACCAAACATTTTGTCCTAGCTGCGAACGCTTTTTACCAGATCGTTATGTAGAAGGAACTTGCCCTAAGTGTGGTGCAGCTGCACGAGGTGACCAATGCGAATCATGTTCAATCCTCTTAGACCCTGTAGATATCGTAGATAAGAAGTGTAAATTGTGTGGAGATACACCTGTTGTTAAGCCTACTGAGCATTATTACTTTGCGCTTTCACATTTTCAAAAAGAATTAGAAGAACTTGTGGAAAAAGCTAAGACTCGAGAAGAATGGCGGCAAAATGCGATTCATCTTACAAAGCGCTATTTAAAAGAAGGTTTACATGATCGAGCGGCTACTCGGGATTTAGAAGTGGGTGTGCCAGTACCAAGTGAAGGGTTTGAAGGCAAAAAAATTTATGTATGGATTGAAGCTGTTTCAGGGTATTTATCCGCTAGTAAACAATGGGCAGAACAAAACGGGGCAGACTGGATGCCATTTTGGAAACAGAATACAAAATCCTACTATATTCATGGAAAAGATAACATCCCCTTCCACTCTATTATTTGGCCATCTGTTTTAGAAGGTCTCGATGAAGGGTTATCCTTACCGGACCACATACTATCAAGTGAGTATTTGACGATTGAAAAGAAAAAGCTATCTACAAGTCGGAATTGGGCGGAATGGGTGCCTGACCTATTGGAACGATACAATCCGGACTCAATTCGGTACTTTTTAACGATAAATGCTCCAGAGTATAGGGATGCTGATTTTTCTTGGAGAGAATTTATCTATAGTCATAACAGCGAACTACTCGGTGCTTACGGAAACTTTGTTAATCGTACGTTGAAGTTCATCCAAAAGTCTTATAGCAACAAGATTCCTAGTGGGGTTAGTGATGACTCGATAGATAGACGAATTAAGGAGGTCTATAACCAGGTAGGTACATTCATTGAAGCAGGAGAATGTAAAAGAGCTTTAGAGGCTGTATTTTCCTTTGTACGAGAAGCTAATAAATACTTTGACGAAAGACAGCCATGGATACAAATTCGAGAGAATGAGCCTGAATGCCGGAATACATTGTTCACATGCACGAAAATCATCGCTAACTTAGCTCAACTTCTTTCTCCTTTTCTTCCTTTCTCAAGTGAACAAGTTAGTTCAATTCTAGATATAAAAGAGCTGAAATGGGCTCCAATTGAAAGCTTACCTACTAAACTGGGAGAGATCAAACCTTTGTTTGAACGGATTGATGTTAGTGTCATAGAAAAAGAACGTGAGAAACTTGGGAAGTAAAAAATGAGAGCCAGATTCATCCTGGCTCTCATTCACCTAATATTAACATATGCTCTTGTTTGTATTACTGCAAAATACCATCCAACTTACGAAACTCAAGCTCTTCAAATTTCGCTTTCATCTTCTCTTCATTAATACCAAGGACTGCATCATCTAATGAACAGGTTACATCAACCTCGCAATGGATACGAGCTAGCTTTCTAGAAAGATGTAACATTTCTAAGTCCTGTTCAATTTTATTTCGTTGCCCTTTTGTTAAGGATGGCAAATTCTCAAGAATACCTTCGATTGATTCGTGAGCCTGAAGCAATTTCAACGCTGTCTTTTCTCCAATCCCTTTAACACCAGGATAGTTGTCACTGCTATCTCCCATCAAAGCTTTTAAGTCAATCATTTGCTCTGGCGTTATCCCTTTTTCTTCTATAAAAGATGCTGCTTGATATAGGGCATAGTTTCCGTATCCTTTTTTCAAGATCGATACAGAAATATTTTCCTTCAATAATTGCAGGATATCCTGGTCACCAGTCAAAATGATCACTTCACCTTGCTCACGATAATGCTCGGCTAATGTGCCCATACAATCATCCGCTTCATACCCTGCCAAACCAACGTTCGGAATATCAAGTGATTCCGTTACTTCTTTGACAAGATCAAATTGCGGGATTAACTCGACAGGTGGCTCCCCTCGGTTTGCTTTATATTCAGGAAAAAGTTCATTACGAAACGTTGAGCTTCCCATGTCCCAACAACAGATCACGTGTGAAGGTTTATAATGATTAATTGCTGTAAATAAGTGCTTAACGAACCCATAGATACCGTTTGTTGGAACACCTTTACTATTTACCATAAAATAATTGCTCATCGCCGTCGCATAAAAGGCTCTGAACAATAACGCCATTCCATCTACTAATAAAATTTTATCTTTTGTATTACTCAAAATAAGACAACCCCTTTAGAAGCATTATAACAAAAACAGACTAGAAATGAGGCGGGAATAAGAGGAATTCCCCATTAGTCGTTTAAGAATTGTCAATTTCCACTTTTACGATTATGAGATTTTGTATGGTACAATCACCCTAGACTGAGCGACGTGGAGGTACACCATCGTGAATGAGGAATTCTATAAAAAAGCTGAAGCGTTTATTCAACAGTGTTACTCCGAGTTAGGAAAAGCTGAAGATGAAAAGAAGCAACGCTTACTACAGATACAAGATGAAATTGAAAAACATAACCATTATGAACATACATTTGAAGAATTAGAATATGGAGCAAAAGTAGCTTGGCGCAATAGCAACCGATGTATTGGTCGCCTGTTCTGGGATTCATTAAAAGTTTTTGACTACCGTCATTTAGACCATGCTGAAGATATAAAAGATGCTTTAGTTCACCACTTGGACTATGCAACGAATGGCGGTAAAATTCGTTCTACAATCTCCATTTTCAAACCAAAAACAAATGAAGAAACACCTGTCCGTATATGGAACCATCAACTCCTTCGATATGCAGGATATGTAGAGGATGGTGGCGTAATAGGCGATCCTGCCTCGGTAGAATTCACTAAAAAATGTAAAGAACTGGGTTGGCAAGGAGAAGGAACATCTTTTGATATTCTCCCTTGGGTCATTCAAGTACATGAACAAGAACCCAAATTATTTGAAGTACCAAAAGATCATATTTTAGAAGTCCCTTTAAGACATCCAGAATATGATTGGTTTCAAGAACTGCGCCTTAAATGGTATGGCGTCCCAATTATTTCAGATATGAAACTAGAAGTGGGAGGCATTGAATATGTAGCCGCTCCTTTTAATGGATGGTACATGGAAACGGAGATCGGTGCTCGAAACTTAGCCGATGAGTTCCGGTACAACATGCTACCAACAGTAGGTGAATACCTCGGCTATAATGTGAGGCGCAATGCAACTCTATGGAAAGATCGTGCTTTGATTGAGTTGAATACAGCTGTACTCCATTCATTTAAAGAGGATGGGGTAAGTATAGTAGATCATCATTCCGCTGCCCAACAGTTTCATTTGTTTGAACAAAAAGAAAGTGCTTGCGGGCGTGAAGTAACAGGGGACTGGACATGGCTGATTCCTCCTATTTCCCCTGCTTCAACTCATATTTTCCATAGTTCCTATGATGATACCATGCATTCTCCCAATTACTTTTATCAAGACAAGCCATATGAAGAATCATAAAAAGAGGTGCATCTAATTAGGTGTACCTCTTTTTTCTAGTCTCCATAATAGGTTCCCATAAAGAGAATAGACTCCTTTTGATTGTCCGCTATGATATAAAGAAAGGGGTGATCAGCTTTAAATGTTTTAGGTTGGGAAGCTGAGGCAGATTCAGCCATTCCTACAACGGTTGCAGCCGCTGCTTCACTCCCTTTTTCATTTACTTCAATAAAAGCTTTATGAAGAACGCGATCTATACTTAATCCACTGTCTGACATTCCTGAGAAATCGGCATTGTTAAATGCTTTTTTCATCCCTAAGCTTTGTAAAGATTCGTTTAGATTCTTGGTTCCATATTCCACTTTAAATTTAGGAAAGGATATATTCACTTTTTCTTGTGTTTCCATACCTTCTAAAATGGTATTCAATTTGTTCATCGTCATTCCACTAACAAATGAACGAAGAGTGGTCCCTTCTTTTGGTAAAACAGCATACATGGAAGTATCTCCTTCTCCATAAGGCATTTCGATCGCTTTATAATCAGAGCCTTCATTATATTGAACTGTTCCTTGCTTATACATCATAGGTACGGTCTTTGAGCTCTCACTTGTAACATGAAAGGTTTCTTCTTCTGTATTTTCTATTTTAAACGGGTCCTTCCAATCCCCTTTAAAATAGATCGCGTTAATTAGAAACACTTTCACATTAGGCTTAATAGGAGGAGACAACATTTCCTTGATCTTTCCGTTGGTTTCTTTGCTAATCCAATTGTTCATCTCTGTTACCGT is a window encoding:
- a CDS encoding antibiotic biosynthesis monooxygenase, which gives rise to MYIVDSTVTVPEEKADELIEIYQKRSRSVDKWEGFRSFQLLQNDKRPGELTVHMEWESKEHYMKWATSEEFQKIHELEKNYPDQELANIPPKVKKYKVVAE
- a CDS encoding VLRF1 family aeRF1-type release factor, whose amino-acid sequence is MNLHKELKRLENFYAEKPDQVLTMYLNTDLSDPEQQGGEWKIHFKNGMNNFEHYLQESGNKDELKNFRNLKEQLEKFILEYERNLSKSLVVIASTDGELWFAQPIQMPVKTEFYWEDTPQLHQLRELHEKFPRTGIILVQQNNIKIIESELGAVHDTDHYELDIDTEDWRQNTGPHQAKPSMGSGKSPQKEQFYDRFHANQQRWYKSIAPTLDKLAKDGNWEAIYIVGNKEEAEEIESHMNKPITEIVPKNLLEHEETKVIDEVVL
- a CDS encoding YqaE/Pmp3 family membrane protein; the protein is MLYLLAIVLPPVAVLFVGRPFQAIINLILTLIFWLPGAIHAVMVVKDQKDDRRMKKYAQTS
- a CDS encoding glycine betaine ABC transporter substrate-binding protein, whose amino-acid sequence is MNMMKKWLPVLGLGLLLILAACGGNNDTDQGEGNDNATDNEGNTSGEKGTLQIGLNNWAENVAVSNMWKVILDDKGYNVELKTVEKAALYEALKNDDLDVGLEVWLPHTDKPLYDSYKEDVAFHKDETWFEGTELGLYVPEYVEDINSIPDLKGKADKFGGNIVGIDAGSSLYGLTEDAIKEYGLENYDQQSASGPFMTAELGNAIKDEEPILVTLWKPHWVFAEYKVKLLKDPKGVYGEKEDISWMSRQGFKEDMPKVAKAFKTWKMDDESLGSLMNEVKKADDPLEGARTWVENNQDLVDEWTSHIE
- the metG gene encoding methionine--tRNA ligase, translating into MSIFIGGAWPYANGSLHLGHLTALLPGDILARYYRLKGEDVLYVSGSDCNGTPIAIKAKQEGVKPKEIADQYHKEFVDTFNKLGFTYDNYSRTDSLYHHDEVQRIFHKLLDHGHLYKQSVDQTFCPSCERFLPDRYVEGTCPKCGAAARGDQCESCSILLDPVDIVDKKCKLCGDTPVVKPTEHYYFALSHFQKELEELVEKAKTREEWRQNAIHLTKRYLKEGLHDRAATRDLEVGVPVPSEGFEGKKIYVWIEAVSGYLSASKQWAEQNGADWMPFWKQNTKSYYIHGKDNIPFHSIIWPSVLEGLDEGLSLPDHILSSEYLTIEKKKLSTSRNWAEWVPDLLERYNPDSIRYFLTINAPEYRDADFSWREFIYSHNSELLGAYGNFVNRTLKFIQKSYSNKIPSGVSDDSIDRRIKEVYNQVGTFIEAGECKRALEAVFSFVREANKYFDERQPWIQIRENEPECRNTLFTCTKIIANLAQLLSPFLPFSSEQVSSILDIKELKWAPIESLPTKLGEIKPLFERIDVSVIEKEREKLGK
- a CDS encoding 5'-3' exonuclease H3TH domain-containing protein, which produces MSNTKDKILLVDGMALLFRAFYATAMSNYFMVNSKGVPTNGIYGFVKHLFTAINHYKPSHVICCWDMGSSTFRNELFPEYKANRGEPPVELIPQFDLVKEVTESLDIPNVGLAGYEADDCMGTLAEHYREQGEVIILTGDQDILQLLKENISVSILKKGYGNYALYQAASFIEEKGITPEQMIDLKALMGDSSDNYPGVKGIGEKTALKLLQAHESIEGILENLPSLTKGQRNKIEQDLEMLHLSRKLARIHCEVDVTCSLDDAVLGINEEKMKAKFEELEFRKLDGILQ
- a CDS encoding nitric oxide synthase oxygenase; protein product: MVNEEFYKKAEAFIQQCYSELGKAEDEKKQRLLQIQDEIEKHNHYEHTFEELEYGAKVAWRNSNRCIGRLFWDSLKVFDYRHLDHAEDIKDALVHHLDYATNGGKIRSTISIFKPKTNEETPVRIWNHQLLRYAGYVEDGGVIGDPASVEFTKKCKELGWQGEGTSFDILPWVIQVHEQEPKLFEVPKDHILEVPLRHPEYDWFQELRLKWYGVPIISDMKLEVGGIEYVAAPFNGWYMETEIGARNLADEFRYNMLPTVGEYLGYNVRRNATLWKDRALIELNTAVLHSFKEDGVSIVDHHSAAQQFHLFEQKESACGREVTGDWTWLIPPISPASTHIFHSSYDDTMHSPNYFYQDKPYEES
- a CDS encoding serpin family protein, encoding MRNSKRFISTIILCLGLTACGTSATDDQTKTSDKKDLPYKMEKINQVVMDGNAVFAWDLFKKLSEEEKQKSIFISPFSISTALSMTYQGARGETKEEMKEVLGYQGVDINKVNDTYKNYIRYVTQMNDVDVNIGNSIWVRDGFAVKDTFIKTNQDMYGAGVFERDFSEQTVTEMNNWISKETNGKIKEMLSPPIKPNVKVFLINAIYFKGDWKDPFKIENTEEETFHVTSESSKTVPMMYKQGTVQYNEGSDYKAIEMPYGEGDTSMYAVLPKEGTTLRSFVSGMTMNKLNTILEGMETQEKVNISFPKFKVEYGTKNLNESLQSLGMKKAFNNADFSGMSDSGLSIDRVLHKAFIEVNEKGSEAAAATVVGMAESASASQPKTFKADHPFLYIIADNQKESILFMGTYYGD